In Halopelagius inordinatus, a single genomic region encodes these proteins:
- a CDS encoding SDR family NAD(P)-dependent oxidoreductase: MRGLSGKTALVTGAGSGIGRASARRFAEEGADVVVADVIEETGRETVGLIEDAGGNARFVEVDVSDLASVERMVDIAVETYGSLDFAHNNAGILTDFVEVTELEEERWDRLIDINLKGIWACLKAELPVMVEQGHGAIVNTASEAGLVGMGGLASYSASKHGVVGLTKTVALEYATRGVRVNAIAPGPTKTNIQSGLLGGASGSSPTSLRERVGTAIKLLRTAIRTLRADFDTSAMRDVPMDRIAEPEEMAGAVAFLCSSDASYITGHTVPIDGGQAAD; this comes from the coding sequence ATGAGAGGGTTATCCGGGAAGACGGCGCTCGTGACGGGTGCGGGGTCGGGAATCGGACGCGCGTCCGCGCGTCGCTTCGCCGAAGAGGGCGCCGACGTCGTCGTCGCCGACGTCATCGAAGAGACCGGCCGCGAAACGGTCGGGCTCATCGAGGACGCGGGCGGAAACGCCCGCTTCGTCGAGGTGGACGTCTCCGACCTCGCGTCCGTCGAGCGGATGGTCGATATCGCGGTTGAGACGTACGGAAGTCTGGATTTCGCGCACAACAACGCGGGAATCCTCACCGATTTCGTGGAGGTGACCGAACTCGAAGAGGAGCGGTGGGACAGACTGATCGATATCAACCTGAAGGGTATCTGGGCGTGTCTGAAGGCTGAACTCCCCGTCATGGTCGAACAGGGACACGGCGCTATCGTCAACACCGCGTCCGAGGCTGGCTTGGTGGGGATGGGCGGCCTCGCGAGCTATTCGGCCAGCAAACACGGCGTCGTCGGCCTCACCAAGACGGTCGCACTCGAATACGCCACTCGCGGCGTCCGGGTCAACGCGATCGCGCCCGGACCGACGAAGACGAACATCCAGTCGGGCTTGCTGGGCGGCGCCAGCGGGTCGTCTCCGACGTCTCTACGGGAGCGTGTCGGGACGGCCATCAAACTCCTGCGGACGGCGATTCGGACGCTCCGAGCCGACTTCGATACGTCCGCGATGCGGGACGTGCCGATGGACCGCATCGCCGAACCCGAGGAGATGGCCGGCGCGGTGGCGTTTCTCTGCTCGTCCGACGCGTCGTACATCACCGGGCATACGGTCCCCATCGACGGCGGTCAGGCGGCCGACTGA